A genomic region of Gallaecimonas xiamenensis 3-C-1 contains the following coding sequences:
- a CDS encoding amidohydrolase has product MKSKGIFALSLLASSSVWANSVDQLADQVQSQVVEWRHHFHQHPELSNREFKTAAYVAKYLKSLGLEVQTGVAKTGVVAVLDSGKPGPVVALRADMDALPVKEVNNLPYRSEVTGEYNGEAVPVMHACGHDTHIAMLMGAAKVLVAMKGELKGKVKFIFQPAEEGAPVGEEGGAKLMVKEGVLKNPDVDVVFGLHINSQTDIGTVKYRAGGVMAAVDPFKIEVHGKQSHGAYPWMSVDPVVTSAQMVMALQTIVSREVKVIDNGAVVSVGMIKGGNRTNIIPAEVDLAGTVRTLNPKARELVYEAMARKVKGIADSMGATATLTMPYGDSYPITYNDPALMAKMLPTLSRTAGEGHVKEAQAVTGAEDFSFYQEKVPGLFLFVGGKSLDVPEDKAPSHHTPDFYVDDAGMKLGVKLLSNLTLDYMQKS; this is encoded by the coding sequence ATGAAATCAAAAGGCATTTTTGCACTCAGCTTGCTGGCCAGCAGCAGCGTTTGGGCGAACTCCGTAGACCAACTGGCCGACCAGGTTCAGTCCCAGGTAGTGGAGTGGCGCCACCATTTCCACCAGCACCCGGAATTGTCCAACCGCGAATTTAAAACCGCCGCTTATGTGGCCAAGTACCTGAAAAGCCTGGGCCTTGAGGTGCAAACCGGCGTTGCCAAAACCGGGGTAGTGGCGGTGCTGGACAGCGGCAAGCCAGGCCCGGTGGTGGCCCTTCGCGCCGACATGGACGCCCTGCCGGTCAAGGAAGTGAACAACCTGCCGTACCGCTCCGAAGTCACCGGCGAATACAACGGTGAAGCGGTGCCGGTGATGCATGCCTGCGGCCACGACACCCATATCGCCATGCTGATGGGCGCCGCCAAGGTGCTGGTGGCCATGAAGGGCGAGCTTAAGGGCAAGGTGAAATTTATCTTCCAGCCCGCCGAAGAAGGTGCGCCGGTGGGTGAAGAGGGCGGCGCCAAGCTGATGGTCAAAGAAGGGGTACTGAAGAACCCCGACGTGGACGTGGTATTCGGCCTGCACATCAATTCCCAGACCGATATCGGCACCGTCAAATACCGCGCCGGCGGGGTGATGGCGGCGGTGGACCCGTTCAAAATCGAGGTGCACGGCAAGCAATCCCATGGCGCCTACCCCTGGATGAGCGTCGACCCTGTGGTGACCTCGGCGCAAATGGTGATGGCGCTGCAGACCATCGTCAGCCGTGAAGTGAAAGTCATCGACAATGGCGCCGTGGTGAGCGTGGGCATGATCAAAGGCGGTAACCGCACCAACATCATCCCTGCCGAGGTAGACTTGGCCGGAACAGTGCGCACCCTCAACCCCAAGGCGCGAGAGCTGGTGTATGAAGCCATGGCCCGTAAGGTCAAAGGCATTGCCGACAGCATGGGCGCCACCGCTACCCTGACCATGCCCTATGGCGACTCCTACCCCATCACCTACAACGACCCGGCGCTGATGGCCAAGATGCTGCCCACCTTAAGCCGCACCGCAGGGGAAGGCCACGTCAAAGAAGCCCAGGCCGTAACCGGCGCCGAGGACTTTTCGTTCTACCAGGAAAAAGTTCCGGGCCTGTTCCTGTTCGTCGGCGGCAAATCCCTGGACGTACCCGAGGACAAAGCCCCCTCCCACCACACCCCGGATTTTTATGTGGACGACGCCGGCATGAAATTGGGGGTAAAACTGCTCTCCAACCTCACCCTCGATTACATGCAAAAGAGTTGA
- a CDS encoding very short patch repair endonuclease: protein MTDVLSRQERSRLMSKVKGRHTKPEMIVRKALHARGFRYRLHDRRIFGHPDLLLPKYHAAVFVHGCFWHHHERCKFAYMPKSKVDFWQAKFVANRERDLKVQARLLTEGWRVLVIWECALKDAGQLEASLLRIEHWLKSKSLYEEIA from the coding sequence ATGACTGACGTGCTGTCCAGACAAGAACGCTCAAGACTGATGTCAAAAGTCAAGGGACGTCACACCAAACCGGAGATGATAGTCCGCAAGGCTCTTCACGCAAGAGGATTCAGGTACCGCCTGCACGATAGGAGGATTTTTGGTCACCCGGACCTTCTCCTGCCCAAATACCATGCAGCCGTTTTCGTACACGGCTGCTTTTGGCATCACCATGAGAGGTGTAAGTTTGCTTATATGCCTAAATCCAAAGTCGATTTCTGGCAGGCAAAATTTGTGGCCAATAGAGAAAGAGACCTCAAGGTACAAGCAAGGTTGCTCACCGAAGGCTGGCGTGTACTTGTTATCTGGGAGTGTGCGCTGAAAGATGCCGGACAGCTGGAGGCGTCACTCTTGAGGATTGAGCATTGGCTCAAATCGAAAAGTCTGTACGAAGAGATAGCCTGA
- a CDS encoding DNA cytosine methyltransferase — MHQQIPVIDIFAGPGGLAEGFSSFQTEGEETYPFKIVMSAEKDESACATLKLRAFLRWFTYGRKHKQLPRVYVDYVKAKDKGLVREPAMLLGRLLELSPSCDSFAELEKIRDSEGRLTALDALLLREFAEEWEVFCYSINYGKEKREILEALWHAIQEARCIELGGSNDEETILFRPLSARLSEHEKSHEGVNHAVLIGGPPCQAYSNVGRIRRTKGNVVNNIRTAGEKWTLMDDPRSWLYLEYLKILDRTSPAIFVMENVKGMLSAKFENENGDVELVWKRIVQDLHSPHEAIDKSTRTDYQPTSDKQYMICSLVDAEKCHFNGSPEELENLDPKDFVIKASDYGVPQHRERVILLGIRKDLIGKIDLKDLLSQIKMEKSKKTDVLEAISDIPPHRSYLTGLFTPERKRPLHVRNDKENSPKWQRALSEQTEAIKSRISVIIDECMSCNDNDRAELYGDIKDILESAHKAQRHSDFNNGYAWVEAPPKSFSETHLNTWCRGKWPDYELLNSDPRGHMDTDLGRYVFAACYAIAVRKMYAKGKKQFREQIDLDELEKVGLLPAHNNRKSFIDRFKVQRAEHPASTITSHISKDGHYFIHPDPGQCRSFTVREAARIQTFPDDYFFEGSKVQQYVQVGNAVPPLLANKIGEVVFRVFESLKLTFPFNVK, encoded by the coding sequence TTGCATCAGCAGATCCCCGTCATCGATATTTTTGCCGGTCCTGGCGGCCTCGCGGAAGGATTTTCTTCGTTCCAGACCGAGGGCGAGGAGACCTACCCTTTCAAGATCGTCATGTCTGCGGAGAAGGACGAGTCAGCCTGTGCAACTCTAAAATTGCGCGCCTTTCTTCGTTGGTTCACTTATGGCAGAAAGCACAAACAGCTCCCCAGAGTTTACGTGGACTATGTCAAGGCAAAGGACAAGGGGTTGGTTAGAGAGCCTGCAATGCTGCTTGGACGTTTACTGGAACTTTCCCCGAGTTGTGATTCCTTCGCTGAGCTGGAGAAGATCAGAGACTCGGAAGGTCGTTTAACTGCACTGGATGCCTTACTTCTTCGAGAGTTTGCTGAAGAATGGGAGGTCTTTTGTTACTCAATAAACTATGGAAAGGAAAAGCGGGAGATACTTGAAGCGTTATGGCATGCAATTCAAGAAGCCAGGTGCATCGAACTAGGTGGCAGTAACGACGAAGAAACTATCCTTTTTCGCCCTCTGAGTGCCAGATTGAGTGAGCATGAAAAATCTCATGAGGGTGTGAATCATGCTGTTTTGATAGGTGGACCGCCTTGCCAGGCCTATTCGAACGTCGGACGGATCAGAAGGACAAAAGGCAACGTTGTTAATAATATCCGCACGGCCGGTGAGAAGTGGACTCTCATGGACGATCCCCGAAGCTGGCTATACCTCGAGTATCTGAAAATTCTGGATAGGACCAGCCCCGCCATTTTCGTCATGGAAAACGTAAAGGGCATGCTATCCGCCAAGTTTGAAAATGAAAATGGGGATGTTGAGCTGGTATGGAAGAGGATTGTACAAGATCTGCATTCCCCACATGAGGCCATTGATAAAAGTACAAGGACAGATTATCAGCCTACTTCGGACAAGCAATATATGATTTGTTCTTTGGTTGACGCTGAAAAATGTCATTTCAATGGCAGTCCTGAAGAATTGGAAAATCTGGATCCAAAAGACTTTGTGATCAAGGCTTCAGACTATGGCGTTCCACAGCACAGAGAACGGGTTATTCTTTTGGGAATAAGGAAGGACCTGATCGGAAAAATAGATCTTAAAGACCTTCTTTCTCAGATAAAAATGGAAAAGTCAAAGAAGACAGATGTATTAGAGGCAATAAGTGATATTCCCCCTCACCGAAGTTACCTTACGGGACTGTTCACGCCGGAAAGAAAGCGCCCCTTGCATGTAAGGAATGATAAAGAAAACAGTCCCAAATGGCAGCGAGCCTTGTCGGAACAAACTGAGGCGATAAAATCAAGAATAAGCGTAATCATAGATGAGTGCATGAGTTGCAATGACAATGACAGAGCAGAGCTATACGGTGATATCAAAGATATTCTTGAATCTGCTCACAAGGCTCAGAGGCACAGCGATTTCAACAATGGTTACGCATGGGTTGAGGCACCACCGAAAAGTTTCTCTGAAACACATCTCAACACTTGGTGTCGCGGAAAGTGGCCTGACTATGAGCTTCTGAACAGCGATCCTAGAGGTCACATGGATACAGATCTTGGGCGTTATGTATTTGCAGCCTGCTATGCAATAGCCGTCAGGAAAATGTATGCGAAAGGCAAGAAGCAGTTCAGAGAACAGATCGATCTTGATGAGCTTGAAAAGGTTGGCTTGCTTCCTGCCCACAACAACAGAAAGTCATTTATTGACCGTTTCAAGGTTCAGCGTGCCGAGCATCCAGCAAGTACTATAACCAGCCACATCAGTAAAGATGGGCATTACTTCATACACCCCGATCCAGGTCAGTGCAGAAGTTTTACTGTAAGGGAAGCTGCAAGAATTCAAACATTTCCCGATGACTACTTCTTTGAAGGCAGTAAGGTACAGCAGTACGTTCAAGTTGGGAATGCCGTGCCACCATTACTTGCGAATAAAATAGGGGAGGTTGTTTTCAGAGTTTTTGAAAGTCTGAAACTAACCTTCCCGTTTAATGTTAAATAA